In the genome of Hevea brasiliensis isolate MT/VB/25A 57/8 chromosome 14, ASM3005281v1, whole genome shotgun sequence, the window CCCCTTCTAATCCAACCATTATACTAGATTATCCTTAATATAGATCACAGcttcttaaaaatttttaatttcttacCACTGAAAATTTCAAGGGGATTTTCAGAAACTAGATCTTGACCAGCATTTCCTACAATTTGAAGTGTCAGCACAGATCAGATCTTGGTTATCACATGACATTGTTCATGGCCTAAATGCTACAGAATTTTAATAGAAAATTGCAAATAGAACATTGGGATCTCagaaattttaagaattaatgCTCACTTTTCTGAATTCTATTCATGCATATTCAAGCTAAATTTATGGTAATGTTGGTTAAAATTTTACAATTTGCCACCTTAAAGcccaaataaaacaaaaaaaaaaaaaaaaaaaaaaaaacttctgttTTTCTTTTTGTCATTCATTCGACTCTTGTTGAGATTCAAACTCATGATATCAAATCCCAATACTTAGTTCTACATCAATGATGTTCCCATCAACCTCCATATCTAAAGTAAAGAATTTGGAATTGAACTGCCTAATATATATGGAATTCATCATCATTCTTTCCACTATTctattctttctcttctcatttgttTGTTAATGTGGTTATGGTGGTTCAACTCCTCATTAGTGTCACAATCTTAACCAACCCAATTGATATCAGTGCTATATATTCTCAATCAAACAGTTACTCAAAATGATTTTATTTACTGGTTTAGTTTTCTCTTGAGAAGAAAAAAATGTGGTACCTAACAGCcattttttttataacaattaTGAAAGTTCTGTTTAGTGCCATGAAAAGCTTTACTTTAGCCcaattaattaaagattatatGTGTCCAAACTTGCTTGATGTTTACATATTCTTGAATCTTTCTTCACAAACACTTCTTGTTTAGTTGAACCTTTCCTTTCAATTGCTGAATTCCAAACATAATCAATTTTCACTATTGATGGTACTAAAAATTATTCAAGTATTGGTTGTTAGCTAGTTGTTTTTGATGATGAAAACCaactaattttataattataatccaATATATTTGGCTAGAACATGAAGAGAAAGTGGAAAAAGTGGCCAATTATTAGAGATGATACAACTGCTCTCACCTAAGAAAATGATGTATAATTATAAAGTTGTTAAGCTATGGTTGTTAGCTAACAATGACATTAATCTACCTATTAATtgcctaattaaacaattaaacaaGTATTAGTTAGAAATTAAATTGCAAAAAGATATTGTATATCAACTAATTAATCTACCCATTATTAGTTGGTTTTAACTATATTCATGGATCAAATAATTTTGAAAATCAATGATAATTAATTACAAATTAAGCATAATTAATATTCAAAATTAAAGTCTAATCTCAAAATTCAAGTGttgaaattaaagaaattaagatGTTATTAAGTCTTTTCTTTTttgtatttattaaatatatatgggATCTTTACATGTACACATGTCCAGCATATGAACCACATATTGATGAtggataataatatatatatatatattttttttttttgaaattgataGCCTAACAAAAGaaatatcaaaattattaaatttgttttctttacacactataaatattaaaattaaaattattgataGGATAGAAAACCAATTCCATGATGTTTACCTTTCAACACCCTTTTTATATTTTTGCATGATCTTGTCATGATCTCACATAATTATAATATTGTTTTCATTATAGACAAGTCTTTCAttggcaattaagcattaaataaaataaattaaaagaaattagaaaaaaaaaatcctaaaaatGGAGAAGGAGAAAGAAGTTTCATAGGAAGGTGACTAATGTTatgtttttcattaaaaaaatggAGAATGTTAGAAAGTTGTCCCTTTCTTTCACAAACTTTTGTTGGCTCTTAATTAGTGTATGACTTGGGAATATTTGACTTCACAAAATGCCACCAAGTTGGCTTCTATGAATCAAACTTCAAGCTTAGTGcacattatattattttaaatattattagaaaacaATTTACAATTATTATagttaaaaaaaatatgaattaatttttaatattttataattatcatatttaaattaatttttttagttaaaaaaaaaagaattttacaATGAGACCCAGGGAGTATTTTTTTAGCTCCATTTGTGGACTGTGCACCTGGGCCCACATGTATGTCATCATTTGAAAATGACAGACCAATGGATAACCCACTCTCGACTGGCACGGGGCAAGTAAACTAACAGCTGTGAGTGACAGATCGGGTGAGAATAGCGTATTGGGAAAGCCAAAACTAGGGTGAGCATTCAATTATCAGAATTGAACTGGATTAAacttttaactaattaaattattaattaattttaaaattattaatttatttaaagtgaaataaaaaaaattaaaattaatcgaaattaaaaatttttaattaattatcagtttattaaattaataaaaaatatatattattaattatttaataaaatattaataaaaatatatttatattcttttttatttataaaaaataataaatataatttaatattaataagataataattataaattaaatattattataaaatcaaaaaaaaaattataaataatataatattaataaaattataattaatacattaattaattaaaattcatttatttcaattaatttaattactaaattaaaagtaattcaattaataataaaaaattttattattactaataaaaatcaaattaaactaaatttattcttattaaaataattaaattccattaattcaatttaattattcaattaaatttatGATGGCCGCACAATTTGCCCGTATCTTTTCCATGTGTCATTATTGAGATTTATCAAAGCGTTAAATACGACAAGCAAGCAAGTGGGTGGTGGGACCCATTATCTTGCCATGTCAGCATTGATTTCATTTGTTTATGATGTGTCAATGAACTAGGTTCGTACACTTGGCATAAAAAAATTGAagtgatttaaaaagaaaaagaaaatgaaaattaccAGATTAACTGCACCGCAATCAATATTGTACGCCCTGATTTTGAATTGAGCGAATATTCTCTCATCTAAATTTTTActtcatataaataaattttataataaataattattaaaaaataataataataataatgacatTATTGTGACAAACGGTAGAATAGATAAAAACTAGACACCGTATGCTGCCCCAACATTGTACGCCATGGAGCTCTGCACTGTCCCTATGCCTAGTACTAAAACAACTCTCATGGAACCCACACTACCGAAAGAAGTTAGGAGAAAGTCAGCTATTGGTCCACCTGGCGAAATCTGAGCTTCCACGTGGGCATAATTCCGGCGTGGACACATATTGCATGACAGCTGGCAGAAAGAAATGATTGaggtattttttatttaaaaagaaaaagaaaaagaaaaagaaaatataacaGACTGGACTAGACAATTGGACGAGATGAATGGCGGCAGCTCACATGGAGGATTTCAGTGGAAGAATAAGTTTTAGTGGGACAGCTGGCTTTTGCACAACAAGACACGACTTGTTCTCGAGATATAAGGCTAaagctcttcttttttttttttttttcctcgttccaataattctctttgaattctgaatttcaattttttctaCAAAATATAAgataagagaaataaaaaataatttaattaattattaatatatttttataaaaataaaattatttaattttttttattagtataaaaaatttaaatgtggtaaataaaaataaaagaatgtAATATGTTATCAGtataaatttaagaatttaagcACGAAAATTTACATTATTTGTTTTAGGtcaattttccaaattttctaaaattcaaagtctttaaaatttttgttttggGAAAGATCAAAATTCATTAAGAAGTCAAATTACATAAAAATATTTCCAAATTCcatatttcctatatatattttttaaaaataaattatttttattttataactaaaatggaataaattatatgtatttttaaaatgtattaatatatttaatttagttataatgtaatttttaaaattataaaattttgaattataacctcaattaaattttaatacacttaaaaaataaaataaaatctcaaaaaattAACTCAACTAGTAAATAAATTTGTATCACacatttttaatcaaattttaatattttatactaattataaaaatatagttttttAAAATCTCCTAAttttattatggataaatattttcattaaattaaaaatataaatgtaacatgatttatgaaaattaattataatattacattacaataaaaataattttaataaatattatatgaaATGTAAATTTAACATAGTtggaaaaaaaaatctcatttctttaataaaaaaattgatataaTCAATATGTAAATTTTTTTAGTAGTATTAAAGGAGAGAAATAAATTAAGTAAAACAAACAAGAATGAataattcttttttttaaatttttgcatcttgaaataattatttttgtaagAAAaggtataataattttttatttaaatttaatttattataaatttaaatttaatatataaatatatgaaattctaAATATCAGTGAGCAAAAATTTTCCAATACAACATAATTAGATTGCCTCTCTTCAATACATGATTGCATCAAATTAATTGCTCTTCAATTTTCTTACCTAACAAAACATgaacttaattttttatttaatttttaattaaaattctataaaatgcttttaatataaatttaattttatacataaataaattttataattattaaattaaatatttttatcaaaatttatataaaattaaaatgtatgTAATTAGTGTGAATTTAGACAAactcaattaaattcaaactcaTTTATGATAATTATTCATTTTAATCTTGGACTTAACTATATTAATCTTTCCATTGGACAAATCCTACTTAGATATTAACCATTATCTTTAAATAATCCCTTCAAAATCGTCCAAACCACACTATTTTTTCTTCCATTTCCGAAAACGCGCATAGAGAACTTGAGCTCTGAGACTTCGCGTTCCGCTATCCATTCTCTCTCCGTGTATGTGCCTGTAATCAGGTAATCAGGCATTATCTCCCTAAGCATCTCTCCATCAAGAAAGCTAAAAAGGCCTCTCTTTCTCTTAACAGAAGAAAGAGAGTTCTTAGTTTAATGGCAAAATCAAAGAACAATGCAAATAAAGTTTCTTATATCTCCGTTCCATCACAAGTAATCAAcactttatcttcttcttctctgcAAACTCTGCTTTTCTCACCAAAGAAACCATCTAGGAACAGGTTCTTAAGCTGGAATTCGTATAAGAACCCGAGATTTTGgttcttttctctctttttctttggtTTTCTTGGTATGTTTAAGTTATGGTTCGATCTTGACCCTTTGGTACCTTTCTATCCATACCCATGTATCACAAGTCAAACTCAGGGGAACTCATTCTCAAATGGTTACTTAAGATCACAGCTTGCTTTCCCTTCAAATGGTGAAAAAAATGGCCAAAAAGATCAAGAGGCTGTGGCTGTTATTGGTATGGGGTCAAAATCTGAGGTGGGTTCGGCTTCAAAAATCGAAAAAGGTAGTCGAAGTGCTCCCAAAGACAAGTTTTTGAAGAGTATTGTTCAATCTAAGCCCCTACTATCAAACAGAAATGCAAAATCAGGTGGGGATGGAAAGGGGAATGATTTCTGGAAGCAGCCTGATGGATTGGGTTATAAACCATGTTTGGAGTTCAGTTCGGAGTATAGAAGAGGGAGTGAGGTGATAGTGAAAAATAGAAGAAAGTACTTATTAGTTGTGGTTTCGGGTGGTATGAATCAGCAGAGGAATCAAATTGTGGATGCTGTGGTTATTGCAAGAATCCTCGGTGCTGCTTTGGTTGTTCCCATCTTGCAAGTCAATGTCATATGGGGAGACGAAAGGTAAAAGAACCAGCAAGACATAACATTCTGAGCTAATATCtccattttcttaaaaaatttctTCTTTGCTCACCTCATTAGTTGCATTTATGTTTTCTGACCAAAATGAATTTGTTACCAAATTTTGTTTTCAAGCATGCGTTTTTCTGTCATTTAagtgaagaaaaggaaagaaaaagagaggaaCTGAGTTTTAATAAAGGAACTTCTTTTCTTGGTTAATTTGGGCTGTTCTATTCAACCTTAGAATGCAGAAGTTTTCTATTCTGGGCGCCATTGTTCTTGGTTTGTTGTTTAGGCCATTTTTTGTTCAGTTTTGAAGGCTAAAGTATTCTGCTTTAGTTGAAAATGTGCTTTCCCAAACAAAATTTGtcccatgttcttgtatttttggCAAATTGATCCAGTGATTGTTTGATGTTTTCGCCCAACTTATTAGTTTACATCATTTTGACTGGATTCTACAATAGCCATTTTCTATCATAGGTTAAGCAAAttatattcattttctttttctatttataaATGGTTTTATGTCGTGTTCTTGCGTTGCAGAGAAGATTAATTTTGGTATTTGTTATTCTATATGGTGAATGCAGTGAATTTTCTGATATATTTGATTTGGAGCATTTCAAGAGAGTTTTAGCTAATGATGTGAGGATAGTTTCATCATTGCCTTCCACACATATAAGGACAAGGCCAGTGGAGGAAAGTCGAACTCCTCTACATGTCTCACCTCAGTGGATCCGTGCACGCTATCTCAAGCGAGTAAGAATTCTTGCTGCAAAAATTTGTGCTTTTTTGTAGCTGCTTTAGCTTCTTTCTATTGCTTTATGCTTTTGAGCAACTGATTTTGCTTCTTTTGCCTTTTATTTTGGAGCTTTTGCTGAATTTGTGCTTCTGTAATTGCTTTAGCTTCTTTCTGTATTGCTTGTTACGTAGAAATTGTAGCTCAATTTGCTCTTTGGAGAAATTACTTCTTGGTTGTTTGTCAGAATGACATGTTGATTCTTGTATATGGAAGAAAGAGAAAGACCAGAAGGCTAGATAAGGCACCAGCTGTTAGTTTGAAGCTAGGCAGAAATGGCCTTTGTAGCTATGCAAAAATGGCCCACAATTTGTTAGAAAATCAATGAGCATTTGGATTATGCTTTCCTTTAGCTTTCAGAGTGCTATCTTCTGCTGTGGTAATTGCAGAATTAACATTTGCGTTACCAAGGTAGCTGTGTATGCTATGGACACACAAGAATGGACAAAAGTATATAAATAATTTCTTAATATGTTGGGGCCTATTGACTTTAGATAGTTTTTGTTGTTATGAATGGTCTTTAGTTGTTGGATTATCCCCTGAATGAAACATTTTATCAATGTATTTGACTCCCAGCTAAAAAAGAATGACCAATTCAAGGTGTTTCTGATTTTTATATCATTCTATTATCTATGTATGGAAAATTTTATCACTTAGCAAAAAACAAAATACTCTGGTGGGTGTCAATTGACACAGTTCATCTTACTCTTAATTCTCTTGGTTTCTGCAGCTTAATCGGGAAGGGGTTTTGCTTTTGCGTGGTTTGGATTCAAGACTTTCTAAAGATCTCCCTTCTGATCTTCAGAAACTTCGCTGCAAGGTATTGCAGGATTTCTGTCTggcttttttcatttttattttcagtTTAGTTAACTGAGGATCTTAATGTAGACTTGCATGGAAGAGGGGGAAAAAAACTTCCTCATCCTCTGGCCATATGAAAAGATTTTTTTAGCTGAAAATGGTGAAAAGTGTGTTGGGAAAGTCCTGAACTTTATTTTTCATCAAGTATTGTTCTTCAGAAATTAAGGTTCTTACTATGGAAGCCTCTGATCTCTTATTTGTTTGTCTTCAGGTGGCATTTAATGCGTTGAGATTTGCCCCATCAATTTTGGAGCTTGGTAACAGGCTTGCAGAGAGGATGCGGAGCAAAGGACCATACCTTGCTCTTCATCTACGGATGGAAAAGGATGTATGGGTGAGAACAGGGTGCCTTCCTGGTTTGAGTCCAGAATATGATGAGATTATAAACAATGAGAGAAAACGACGGCCTGAACTCCTTACTGGAAGATCGAATATGACTTACCATGATAGAATACTAGCTGGTCTCTGCCCCTTGAATGCCATGGAGGTGACAAGGTTAGACTTTGAAGCTGATGCTGCATGTACTACTTGATTGCACAATTATCTGCCCATTTTCCATATAATGGATTTCTAATAGATTTCATTTTTTCACACGCGTTGTTAATATTTCAGGCTGCTTAGAGCTCTTGGAGCTCCAAAAGATGCAAGAATATATTGGGCTGGAGGGCAGCCGCTTGGTGGTAAAGAAGCTTTGATGCCATTAACCAGAGAATTTGCCCATTTTTACAATAAGGAAGACATTGCTTTGCCTGGTGAATTAGAACCCTTTGCAAAGAGGGCTTCCCTGATGGCTGCCATTGATTATATAGTCTCAGAAAAGAGTGATGTTTTCATGCCATCTCATGGTGGAAATATGGGTCATGCAATCCAGGTACAGCCCACCATCACCTTATTTGTTACCAATTAGTATGTTGTTACTTCCAATCATAGTTACAGTCTATTTGGCATTGTGTTTCAGCTGCTGTTGAGAAAAGAACTACATTAAAAATGTTTATTAGAGGAATTTAAAAttcgattttaatttaaatttgacatCTTTTAATCATAATAACTTCAAAACTACTATTTCAAATAGCTTTTCCCAACATCTAAAAGGGCATTTTTCTAAAAAGCAGTTTCAACTTCAATGTCAAACAGGCTCTTATTGAAATAAATTTGCCGGTGTATATACACAAAAAATATACTTTTGCCTAAACAGAAGTTTGCTCTTGACACAGGGACATCGGGCATATGCTGGGCACAAGAAATATATCACCCCTAACAAAAGACACATGCTTCCTTATTTTCTCAATTCCTCTCTACCTGAATCAGAGTTCAATAGAATCATAAAGGACTTGCACCGTGACTCCTTGGGGCAACCAGAACTGAGGGATAGCAAAGCTGGAAGAGATGTCACAAAGTATCCAGTTCCCGAATGCATGTGTAagaattcacatactcattcctCCTCATGATTGAATGCCAAAAATTGCCAGCACCAAGATTAGAATGCAACAGATTGCTTCATCTTAAAATCAGCATTTCATCGATGAATCCCTTGAATCTAAGCTGTTTTGAAAGTGTGATACTGACAATGTTCCTGTCAATGCTGGTTTTAAGGAGCACCATTTTTGAAGCGCATGCGTGGCAGGTGTGCTTTTCTTGCAAGTAAACTCATTATTTATCCATAACCGCCCTACTTATATGTATGTACTGTACATGAGAGGAAATATAGGTATATTTAGAGAAGAATGATGTATCATACTGAGTCATTTTTTAAATTCTTTACAGTTGATAGCCCAATTTTCTCCTCTTTAGGATCATTTTTTTTTACCTAGTTCATTCTTTGTACTAAATCTATGTACCACGGGTTCGTAAGGTTCATACTTGTTTATGTATAATAAATAATTTCCATTTATATTTAATCAGATGGGAAGTTCATTTTATGTTAATCAAATTCTGTTATTGTGTCAGCATTTATTTATCCGGAAAACTATGATCTTGTCCTTAATAAAACCTGGCCAAATTTTAGCTACTTCAAGTTCTACAGATATCGTTATTCACAGAACTCCCAAAATGGAATAGCAAGACCGCTTAGGATTGTTTGGATCTACTCCTCTGTAAAATTTCTTATGCTGAATATATACACATCTTCTCCAAAGTGGTGGGGATGCAGAATTGCCATTTTTTTGAAACTTTTATACTTGTGGCTACTTCTTatgc includes:
- the LOC110652278 gene encoding O-fucosyltransferase 20; the encoded protein is MAKSKNNANKVSYISVPSQVINTLSSSSLQTLLFSPKKPSRNRFLSWNSYKNPRFWFFSLFFFGFLGMFKLWFDLDPLVPFYPYPCITSQTQGNSFSNGYLRSQLAFPSNGEKNGQKDQEAVAVIGMGSKSEVGSASKIEKGSRSAPKDKFLKSIVQSKPLLSNRNAKSGGDGKGNDFWKQPDGLGYKPCLEFSSEYRRGSEVIVKNRRKYLLVVVSGGMNQQRNQIVDAVVIARILGAALVVPILQVNVIWGDESEFSDIFDLEHFKRVLANDVRIVSSLPSTHIRTRPVEESRTPLHVSPQWIRARYLKRLNREGVLLLRGLDSRLSKDLPSDLQKLRCKVAFNALRFAPSILELGNRLAERMRSKGPYLALHLRMEKDVWVRTGCLPGLSPEYDEIINNERKRRPELLTGRSNMTYHDRILAGLCPLNAMEVTRLLRALGAPKDARIYWAGGQPLGGKEALMPLTREFAHFYNKEDIALPGELEPFAKRASLMAAIDYIVSEKSDVFMPSHGGNMGHAIQGHRAYAGHKKYITPNKRHMLPYFLNSSLPESEFNRIIKDLHRDSLGQPELRDSKAGRDVTKYPVPECMCKNSHTHSSS